The sequence GGCGAGGAGGTCGGGACCGACGCGGGCGACATTCTGGGGCTTTTCCTGCGGGAACGCGTCCGGACGCGCGACCCTCTCGAGGCGGTGCGGGCGATTCACGAGCAGGGAGGGCTGGCGGTTCTGGCGCATCCCTTCACGAAGAACGCTTCGGTGGACGAACGCGTCGCGCGGGCGGTGGACGCCTGCGAGGGCTTCAATGCGCGCCATTCGCGCGGGGAGCCGGCGGACGAGCGGGTGGCCGCGTTCGCGCGCGCGTACGGCCTGGCGCTCACCGCGGGGAGCGACGCGCACGTGGTCCGCGACGTGGGGCGGGGCCGGACGATCGTTCCGGCCGCGTCGCTCGAGGAGGCCCGGGAGCTGATCCGGCGGGGCCATACGGTCCTGTGGGGCCGCCGGGCGGGTCCGTTCGACCGTCTGGCGCGTGCCGCGCGGCGGTTTTTCCGGAGACTTGGGGAAGCCTGAAGCGCGATTTCGGCTCAAGAAAATCGTCCGGCCTGCCGATATAAAGCCGGACTGAGAGAGGGGGCCTTGGACGGATTCACGCGTTCCTTTCTGGCCCGTCAACGGCTGCTCGTCGTGGCTCCGCATGCCGACGACGAAACGGCCGGCGCCGGGGGCCTGATGGCCCGCGTCAAGGAAGCGGGCGGGAAGGTCTTCGTCATGGTGCTTTCGACGGGGGATCTGGTCCACTTCGACGCCACGGGGAAGAAGACCCGGAAGGCCACCCGGCGTCAGGAGCTGGGGGAGGCCATGAAGGTTCTCGAGGTGGACGACTGGGAGATCGTGTACGAAGACACGTCGCTTCATCTGCGTCTGGAGACGCTGCCCCGGCGGGAGCTCACCGAGCAGATCGAACGCAAAGCGCGGCTGGCGACCGAGAGGACGCGGCCGACGATGATCGTTCTTCCGGCGCCGAGCTACAATCAGGACCACGAGGCGGTGTACAAGGCCGGGATCACGGCCTGTCGCCCGCACCTGGCGAGGATGAAGGCGTTCCAGAACTTCGTCCTGGTGGCGGACGCGCCTCAACTGACCTGGGGGGCGTCGTTCCCGTTCCGGCCCAACTTCTACGTGGACATCAGCGGTCCCTATCTCGAGCGGAAGCTCAAGGCCTATGCGTGTCACCGGTCCCAGATCCGGCCGGAGCCCTCTCAGGCGGGATTGGGGGCGCTGCGGCTTCTGGCGGAAGCGCGGGGAAGGGAGATCAGCGTTGCGGCGGCCGAGGCGTTCGAATGCCGCCGCTTCGTCGTGTAAAGAAGGGTTGTCTGCAGAGTCTTTTTCGAAGGGGAGGGAGAGCCATGAACTGGATGGCGGCTCTGGCGCTGTCATGGGGAACCGGCGGGGATCCGGCGGATCGGCTTCCGTCGATCGCGGAACTCGAGTGGCAGGAGAAGGAAAAGGCCATCGAGATCGACGCCCCGATCGGGGTGGAGGTCTTCGCGGTCTGGACTCGGTTCGACACGGGGCTCAAGATCGAAGACCATGCGGGAGTCGGGGCGGATCTCCAGTTCGGCTGGGACTACGGGGTGACGACGCTGTGGCTTTCCCTGGGATACGCCGGCTGGGATACGGAGAACGATGAAGACGAGCTGGCCGCGGCGGAAGTCCGCATCCGCCAGTACCGGGCGGGGCTGAGCACGTACTTCTCCTGGCGGGTCCTGGAGCTGGGCGTCGGCGCCACGGCGGGGCTCTATCGTTTCAAGCGCCGGCACGAGAACGACACGTCTCCCTTCGTGGAGTTCGAAGGGTCGCTGGGCCTTCGGCCCGTGCCCGCCGTGCGCCTGGGCGTTCTGGGGCTGGCCACGCACACGCAGTCGAGCTTCAACCGGGAACATACGCATCTTTTTCACAACTACTCGATCGGCCCCTTCGTCGAAGTGCGGTTCTGAACGAGCGTCCGCGATTCGCTCTT comes from Planctomycetota bacterium and encodes:
- a CDS encoding CehA/McbA family metallohydrolase; the protein is MILDLHTHTRWSFDGSMDPVQLVRAARARGLDGIAVTDHDEIEGAREARRAAGGDLLVIIGEEVGTDAGDILGLFLRERVRTRDPLEAVRAIHEQGGLAVLAHPFTKNASVDERVARAVDACEGFNARHSRGEPADERVAAFARAYGLALTAGSDAHVVRDVGRGRTIVPAASLEEARELIRRGHTVLWGRRAGPFDRLARAARRFFRRLGEA
- a CDS encoding PIG-L deacetylase family protein, with the protein product MDGFTRSFLARQRLLVVAPHADDETAGAGGLMARVKEAGGKVFVMVLSTGDLVHFDATGKKTRKATRRQELGEAMKVLEVDDWEIVYEDTSLHLRLETLPRRELTEQIERKARLATERTRPTMIVLPAPSYNQDHEAVYKAGITACRPHLARMKAFQNFVLVADAPQLTWGASFPFRPNFYVDISGPYLERKLKAYACHRSQIRPEPSQAGLGALRLLAEARGREISVAAAEAFECRRFVV